In one Candidatus Ozemobacteraceae bacterium genomic region, the following are encoded:
- a CDS encoding DUF364 domain-containing protein — protein sequence MSKVIDAVKLAIPPGRLDAKVRKVAIYAFMTIVKADQMGMSMTLLDDRIYTNGNHTPVRRMGSVERLPLSELVSWTDSQVPLERSIGMAALNAVALPPVRDCVAGNAIELAASFARGKRAVVVGHFPHLEEIRDVASAFHILEKRPQPGDLPAEAAPQVIPDADVVAMTGVTCLNDTIDDLLRLKKPGSTWIVLGPTVPLSPVLFEFGVDVVGGAWAQDPDTVEAMLAHGGTARVLSGLTSVLMPRDMRLVGNRPVIRPPSSLGG from the coding sequence ATGTCAAAAGTGATTGATGCCGTGAAACTGGCGATTCCGCCGGGACGGCTCGACGCAAAGGTCAGAAAAGTCGCCATTTACGCGTTCATGACGATCGTGAAGGCCGATCAGATGGGCATGAGCATGACCCTTCTCGATGACCGGATCTACACGAACGGCAACCACACGCCGGTGCGGCGGATGGGCTCGGTCGAACGGCTTCCCCTCTCGGAACTGGTTTCCTGGACAGACTCTCAGGTACCGCTCGAACGGTCGATTGGCATGGCGGCCCTCAACGCCGTCGCCCTTCCCCCCGTCCGAGACTGCGTTGCGGGAAATGCCATCGAACTTGCGGCATCGTTCGCGCGTGGCAAGCGCGCCGTCGTCGTTGGTCATTTTCCTCACCTGGAAGAGATCCGCGATGTGGCATCGGCGTTCCATATCCTCGAAAAGCGGCCCCAGCCGGGCGATCTGCCCGCCGAGGCTGCGCCGCAGGTGATCCCCGACGCCGATGTCGTGGCGATGACGGGCGTCACCTGCCTGAACGACACGATCGATGACCTGCTCCGCCTCAAGAAACCTGGATCCACCTGGATCGTCCTCGGCCCGACGGTGCCGCTCAGCCCGGTGCTGTTCGAGTTCGGCGTGGACGTGGTCGGCGGCGCCTGGGCCCAAGATCCCGACACCGTTGAGGCCATGCTCGCCCACGGCGGCACGGCCCGTGTACTGTCGGGTCT